The proteins below are encoded in one region of Sulfitobacter sp. SK012:
- a CDS encoding winged helix-turn-helix domain-containing protein, with amino-acid sequence MIYEFGDICIDDDLQEVTRDGAPIAVQPQVLDLLLFLVENSDRVVSKDELIDAIWGGRAISDSALNARINAARKTVGDTGETQEIIKTIPRKGYRFVAKLLDSVPAIAETLIVERPSVPSLTVLPFADGGIDPEYRFLADGLTEDVVTALSKLRGFFVTDRNTTFALKDASRDPRTIADEMGVRYILQGSVRSAGQRIRVNASLTDTETNAQLWAERYDRDLTDIFDLQDELTESLVARLSPELFAAEHARLKRRRPQNLDAWECFVHAMHEYGKQSKDSSASAVAQLERAIELDPQYAQALGLYATTLAWRVIQGWEPFDETLQRARSAADQAVLADPNDPWASIGRGYVSITAREEDAAIMNYGRAVDLSPNFAYARALLGVSNAYAGNADLARTHIEKAIALSPRDTFIDKFYLYLAVAEFQAARYDAAAMAAEHAIQIKPGHPSSHLFRTSALALGGEQTMAEAALSTYLALVPTALASTIEKTVLYYRPEDRRRMAEGMRKAGLPG; translated from the coding sequence ATGATCTATGAGTTTGGCGACATCTGCATTGACGATGATTTACAGGAAGTCACCCGCGACGGCGCGCCGATTGCAGTGCAGCCTCAGGTCCTCGATCTCCTCCTGTTTCTTGTCGAGAATTCTGATCGGGTCGTTTCGAAGGACGAACTCATCGACGCGATCTGGGGTGGGCGGGCGATTTCGGACAGCGCGTTGAACGCCCGCATCAATGCCGCCCGCAAAACTGTGGGCGACACGGGCGAGACTCAGGAGATCATCAAAACCATCCCACGCAAAGGTTATCGTTTTGTGGCGAAGCTTTTGGACAGTGTGCCAGCCATAGCGGAAACCCTGATTGTCGAGCGGCCCTCTGTTCCATCTTTGACGGTCCTGCCATTCGCAGATGGTGGAATCGACCCAGAGTATCGCTTTCTGGCCGACGGGTTGACTGAAGACGTTGTGACGGCGCTGTCAAAGTTGAGGGGCTTCTTCGTCACCGACCGAAACACCACCTTTGCACTCAAAGATGCCAGCCGCGATCCGCGCACCATCGCTGATGAGATGGGGGTGCGCTACATTTTGCAGGGCTCTGTGCGTTCAGCCGGGCAAAGAATCCGCGTCAACGCATCCTTGACGGATACTGAAACTAATGCCCAACTTTGGGCCGAACGCTATGACCGCGATCTCACTGACATCTTCGATCTTCAAGACGAATTGACCGAGAGCCTCGTTGCCCGGCTTTCACCTGAACTTTTTGCTGCTGAACATGCCCGGTTGAAGCGACGGCGGCCGCAAAACTTGGATGCTTGGGAGTGCTTCGTACACGCGATGCATGAGTACGGCAAACAGTCCAAAGACAGTAGCGCCAGTGCTGTGGCGCAGCTTGAGCGCGCAATTGAACTCGATCCACAGTATGCGCAGGCTTTGGGGCTTTATGCGACAACGCTGGCATGGCGGGTGATCCAGGGATGGGAGCCGTTCGATGAAACTTTGCAACGCGCACGCAGCGCGGCGGATCAAGCTGTGCTGGCAGACCCGAACGATCCTTGGGCGTCCATCGGACGCGGCTATGTCTCAATCACGGCGCGCGAAGAGGACGCCGCGATCATGAATTACGGACGGGCTGTCGATCTTAGCCCGAACTTTGCATACGCAAGAGCGTTGCTTGGGGTTTCCAACGCTTATGCCGGAAATGCAGACCTTGCCCGCACCCATATTGAGAAGGCGATTGCGCTCAGTCCTCGCGATACATTCATCGACAAGTTCTATCTCTACCTTGCCGTCGCGGAGTTTCAGGCCGCGCGCTACGACGCCGCGGCCATGGCCGCCGAGCATGCGATCCAGATCAAGCCAGGGCACCCAAGTTCTCACTTGTTCAGGACCTCTGCTTTGGCGTTGGGTGGCGAGCAGACAATGGCTGAAGCGGCGCTTTCGACCTACCTTGCTTTGGTGCCCACGGCGTTGGCATCGACGATTGAAAAGACAGTGCTCTATTATCGGCCTGAGGATCGGCGGCGCATGGCCGAAGGCATGCGCAAAGCTGGCTTGCCGGGCTGA
- a CDS encoding tyrosine-type recombinase/integrase, with amino-acid sequence MAGYYQDKKTKIYYTDFYIGSERIRLSLKTKKKAEAQKRSDGKRVWLREDSAMRKPRAIYRAFDELGFNNPDSIAKCGRRSPKNLRDTFATIQVGMNTPLEHVQKMLGHTSSKMTQKYAAYNMADVWSAANDVTDVLETILENKKSA; translated from the coding sequence ATGGCGGGTTACTATCAGGACAAAAAGACAAAAATCTACTACACAGATTTCTACATCGGCTCAGAACGAATTCGATTGTCTCTAAAGACAAAGAAGAAAGCTGAGGCACAGAAGAGATCAGACGGCAAGAGGGTTTGGCTTCGTGAGGACTCAGCAATGCGTAAGCCGCGTGCGATTTACAGGGCATTCGATGAGCTAGGGTTCAACAATCCAGACAGCATCGCCAAATGTGGGCGACGGTCACCTAAGAACCTTCGGGATACGTTTGCAACTATTCAGGTGGGCATGAATACACCCCTCGAACACGTTCAGAAAATGCTTGGGCACACGTCATCAAAAATGACCCAGAAATATGCAGCCTATAATATGGCGGACGTTTGGTCGGCGGCAAATGATGTAACTGATGTCCTCGAGACAATTCTTGAGAACAAGAAGTCGGCTTAA
- a CDS encoding DUF3604 domain-containing protein, which yields MKMTLGKIIASTLFTLNAVLPSSASAQQASGPDFSVPKGEVSDKAKTYSPFVNFEAPDRVFWGESHLHSSYSWDAGLVGNTLGPDEAYRFAKGEQVIASSGQPVKLVRPLDWLVVADHAESLGVAVLIERSDPAILKSEVGRETHDLSKEGKIYEAFANWGLKVIVEGDDPLKDPVLTGTVWGEIIDHAEHHNTPGQFTALIGYEWSSAPGGNNLHRVVVMRDGAAEAKKVLPFAAYDSTDPEKLWDWMEAYEESTGGQVLAIPHNGNLSNGVMFSVETQSGEPIDREYAERRAKWEPLYEVTQMKGDGEAHPILSPNDEFADYEQWDRGNWAGELKTPEMLQYEYARGGLKVGLRMEEQLGINPFKFGLIGATDSHTSLSTTREDNYFGKVTPMEPGSDRFDGEIVPDPENKGTATFDFETIASGLQGVWAKENTREALWDAMKRKETYATTGSRMTVRVFGGWEYEADDVLRPDFAKAGYLGGVPMGGDFRSAPEGVAPKLMIRTLRDPDGANLDRVQVIKGWLDTNGQAQELVYDVVCSDDREIFEARCEHAVGNTVNIENATYTNNIGDSLLMAFWEDPDFDPSQRAFYYVRVLEIPTPRWTTHDAAFYGVGLPEGVPPTQQDRAYTSPIWYTP from the coding sequence ATGAAAATGACCCTTGGAAAAATCATAGCCAGCACGTTGTTTACATTAAATGCGGTGCTGCCGTCATCGGCGTCTGCCCAACAAGCAAGCGGGCCTGATTTTTCGGTGCCGAAAGGCGAAGTCTCCGATAAAGCAAAGACCTACTCGCCCTTCGTAAACTTTGAAGCTCCCGACAGGGTTTTCTGGGGGGAGTCGCACCTTCACTCGTCGTATTCGTGGGATGCAGGGTTGGTCGGCAACACATTGGGTCCAGATGAGGCTTATCGCTTCGCGAAGGGCGAGCAGGTCATTGCCAGCTCAGGGCAACCAGTCAAACTGGTCCGCCCACTTGACTGGCTCGTTGTGGCTGATCACGCAGAGAGCCTTGGGGTCGCGGTACTTATCGAGCGATCAGATCCTGCCATCCTCAAGAGCGAGGTCGGAAGGGAGACGCATGATCTTTCCAAGGAAGGCAAGATCTACGAAGCTTTTGCAAATTGGGGGCTGAAAGTGATCGTTGAGGGCGATGATCCGCTCAAGGACCCAGTACTTACGGGCACGGTCTGGGGAGAAATTATTGACCACGCTGAACACCACAATACCCCGGGGCAGTTTACGGCCTTGATCGGCTATGAGTGGTCGTCGGCACCCGGCGGAAACAATCTGCACCGTGTGGTCGTGATGCGGGATGGTGCTGCGGAGGCGAAAAAAGTGCTGCCGTTCGCTGCCTATGATTCCACCGATCCTGAGAAACTTTGGGACTGGATGGAAGCCTATGAGGAATCGACCGGCGGTCAGGTGCTTGCGATCCCGCACAACGGGAACCTTTCAAATGGAGTGATGTTTTCCGTCGAGACGCAATCAGGGGAGCCAATAGACCGAGAATACGCAGAGCGCCGTGCGAAATGGGAGCCCCTCTATGAAGTTACCCAAATGAAAGGTGATGGAGAGGCGCATCCGATCCTGTCACCGAATGACGAGTTCGCCGATTATGAGCAATGGGATCGAGGAAATTGGGCCGGTGAGCTTAAAACGCCTGAAATGCTGCAATATGAATACGCCCGTGGCGGATTGAAGGTCGGGCTGCGGATGGAAGAACAGCTTGGCATCAATCCTTTCAAATTCGGCCTAATAGGTGCAACCGACTCGCACACTTCACTTTCAACGACCCGGGAGGATAATTACTTCGGTAAGGTGACGCCAATGGAACCAGGTTCCGACCGGTTTGACGGAGAGATCGTTCCCGATCCCGAAAATAAAGGTACAGCCACTTTTGATTTTGAGACTATAGCGTCAGGCCTTCAAGGCGTTTGGGCTAAGGAGAACACGCGTGAAGCTCTGTGGGATGCCATGAAGCGCAAGGAAACTTATGCAACGACGGGTAGCCGCATGACTGTCCGCGTGTTCGGTGGCTGGGAGTATGAGGCCGACGATGTGTTGCGGCCGGACTTCGCCAAGGCGGGCTATCTGGGCGGTGTGCCTATGGGTGGAGATTTCAGAAGCGCGCCCGAAGGCGTAGCTCCTAAACTGATGATCCGCACACTGCGCGATCCTGACGGAGCAAACCTCGATCGTGTTCAGGTTATCAAGGGCTGGCTCGATACAAACGGCCAAGCTCAAGAGCTTGTCTACGATGTTGTTTGCTCCGACGACCGAGAGATCTTTGAAGCCCGTTGTGAGCATGCCGTCGGCAATACCGTAAACATTGAGAATGCCACGTACACGAATAATATTGGCGATTCACTTCTGATGGCATTTTGGGAAGACCCGGACTTCGATCCATCGCAGCGTGCTTTCTATTATGTTCGCGTTCTTGAGATTCCCACACCGCGCTGGACAACTCATGATGCTGCTTTCTACGGTGTTGGCTTGCCTGAAGGCGTGCCGCCAACGCAGCAGGATCGGGCATACACATCACCAATCTGGTACACGCCTTAA
- a CDS encoding methylenetetrahydrofolate reductase, with amino-acid sequence MDKEQSTTHPPLVDQPPAALLKRLFQSGGKVPLSFEFFPPQTASRRDHLYEVTDRLAPVAAEGFSVTMGAGGATRTGTHETAVAITERCARPVTAHLTTLGMSKTEALSCADGLWSSGVDRILALRGDQPKDMTETPSGFEHACDLVKALSRQHPFEIAVAAYPEKHPDAADLDTDIDHLKEKIDAGASRAYCQFVLDPAAYGRFLEKCDRHGIHAPIVPGLMPLDDWKRMRSFAVANGTSVPAWLDQLFTIGETTPEIMPNLALAAMVEQARRLIAYGAPALHVYTMNRWPLSLTLARLLGH; translated from the coding sequence TTGGATAAAGAACAATCTACAACACATCCCCCGCTCGTAGACCAACCGCCAGCGGCGCTGCTGAAGCGCCTTTTCCAATCTGGTGGCAAGGTTCCACTAAGCTTTGAGTTCTTTCCTCCCCAAACCGCTTCGCGTCGTGATCATTTATATGAAGTTACAGATCGACTTGCGCCTGTGGCTGCTGAAGGGTTTTCCGTCACAATGGGAGCCGGCGGTGCGACACGTACAGGAACCCACGAAACAGCCGTAGCGATTACTGAACGGTGCGCTCGTCCTGTGACTGCTCATCTTACGACATTGGGCATGAGTAAAACGGAAGCCTTGTCTTGTGCTGACGGCCTTTGGTCTTCCGGGGTAGATCGCATTCTTGCACTCAGAGGTGATCAACCTAAAGACATGACAGAGACACCTTCTGGCTTTGAACATGCCTGCGACTTGGTGAAAGCCCTGTCTCGCCAACACCCCTTTGAAATAGCTGTCGCCGCTTATCCGGAAAAACATCCGGACGCGGCGGATCTGGACACCGACATTGACCACCTAAAGGAAAAAATCGATGCCGGTGCCAGTCGGGCTTACTGTCAGTTCGTTTTGGACCCGGCAGCGTATGGCCGATTTCTTGAAAAATGCGACCGCCATGGGATTCACGCTCCCATCGTGCCGGGGCTTATGCCACTAGATGACTGGAAACGCATGCGATCATTTGCGGTGGCAAATGGGACCAGTGTTCCTGCGTGGCTGGATCAGCTTTTCACTATCGGAGAAACAACGCCGGAAATAATGCCGAACCTTGCATTAGCGGCTATGGTCGAACAGGCGCGTCGTTTGATCGCCTATGGCGCTCCGGCTCTGCATGTTTACACCATGAACCGATGGCCACTATCTCTAACGCTAGCCCGACTGCTTGGGCACTAG
- a CDS encoding universal stress protein has product MYHNILVPVVFDNEHDITAPVKLAGILKTPEAKITFLHVIERVPSYAISYITNEFQNEMRMALHDELEKLAKHLPGAEGQVVEGHSGRTIVEYAKEHRNDLIIIASHRPGMEDYFLGSTASHVVRHASCAVHVVR; this is encoded by the coding sequence ATGTACCACAATATATTGGTTCCAGTAGTTTTTGATAACGAGCACGACATAACCGCACCGGTCAAGCTGGCCGGTATTCTAAAGACACCAGAAGCAAAGATCACATTTCTGCACGTAATCGAACGTGTACCGTCATATGCGATATCTTACATCACAAATGAGTTTCAAAATGAGATGCGGATGGCTTTGCATGATGAACTGGAAAAGCTAGCCAAGCATCTACCCGGAGCAGAAGGCCAAGTCGTCGAAGGGCATTCTGGCCGAACAATTGTGGAATATGCAAAGGAGCATCGCAATGATCTGATCATCATCGCGTCTCATCGACCAGGTATGGAAGATTACTTTTTGGGAAGCACTGCTTCGCATGTGGTGCGTCACGCTTCCTGCGCAGTACATGTTGTCAGGTAA
- a CDS encoding RNA 2'-phosphotransferase produces MSKEAKFLSMALRHKPEEIGLALDKNAWADVDDLLLKMKKAGRKLSRQQLEEIVATNDKQRFTLSPDGTRIRAAQGHSFEVDLGLEPSDPLAALFHGTARSSLDSIFVSGLEAKGRSQVHLSTDETTAKRVGERHGKAVILSVDAERMHNDGFLFYRADNGVWLTDRVPRDYLGFGLVQ; encoded by the coding sequence ATGAGCAAGGAAGCCAAATTTCTAAGTATGGCGTTGCGCCACAAGCCAGAAGAAATTGGGCTGGCATTAGACAAGAATGCATGGGCTGATGTCGACGATCTACTTCTGAAAATGAAGAAGGCCGGGCGGAAACTGTCACGGCAACAACTTGAAGAGATTGTCGCAACAAACGACAAGCAACGGTTCACTCTGTCACCGGACGGGACCCGCATCCGGGCTGCCCAAGGCCATTCGTTTGAGGTAGATTTAGGTCTTGAGCCGTCGGATCCGCTCGCAGCTCTTTTTCACGGAACAGCACGGTCCAGTTTGGATAGCATCTTTGTCAGTGGGCTTGAGGCCAAAGGTCGATCCCAAGTGCACCTATCAACCGATGAGACAACGGCTAAGAGGGTCGGCGAACGGCATGGAAAGGCGGTCATTCTTTCCGTTGATGCAGAACGCATGCACAATGATGGTTTCCTGTTCTACCGTGCTGACAACGGTGTCTGGCTGACCGACAGGGTTCCCAGGGATTACTTGGGTTTTGGACTGGTTCAGTGA
- a CDS encoding NAD(P)/FAD-dependent oxidoreductase produces the protein MTMPQNEFDLIVVGAGIVGMSAALYAQRDGLKTLICDPNPPGSGTTYGSACTIATYACIPVNNPSIFTSLPHLLTSRESPLTFNLLHGLRNPGWMLAFLNNCRPSRVKQISEALGQLLTHTDAGLDPLIAEAGAEDLMVNNDCLYVWSTKTGYEGARDSNAMRRAQGVEFDELSKDDVHQLEPNLKQPIHCGLNFKGARHVTNPQELVERMHKRFEALGGTYLSCGVERCDADDTGVTTYLKDGTELRAGHLALTAGVRSNEIKGSGAEHLPLGTERGYHILYRNDGGLVSRPVGWAEAGFYATPMAHGLRIAGTVEINAKDAAFNTKCTDYLQRKSHEMFGDIGSPDDAWLGHRPTMPDALPVIGPSPTSNRITLAFGHQHIGLTLGGVTGKIVTDLAQGRAPHCNINDFAPQRFT, from the coding sequence ATGACAATGCCGCAGAACGAATTTGACCTCATCGTTGTGGGTGCTGGTATCGTTGGTATGTCAGCTGCGCTCTATGCTCAAAGGGATGGTCTAAAGACCCTCATCTGCGACCCCAACCCACCCGGGTCGGGCACAACGTATGGGTCGGCCTGTACCATCGCGACATATGCTTGCATTCCGGTCAACAACCCATCGATTTTTACATCTCTGCCGCATCTGCTGACCAGCCGGGAAAGCCCACTAACCTTTAACCTGTTGCACGGATTGAGAAACCCCGGGTGGATGTTGGCGTTCCTAAACAACTGCCGCCCCTCTCGTGTGAAACAAATCAGCGAAGCACTAGGTCAGCTCCTGACGCATACTGATGCCGGCCTCGACCCGCTGATTGCTGAGGCCGGAGCCGAAGACCTGATGGTAAATAACGACTGCCTTTATGTCTGGTCCACGAAAACGGGGTATGAAGGTGCGCGCGACAGCAATGCGATGCGGCGCGCGCAGGGTGTGGAATTCGATGAACTCTCCAAAGATGACGTCCACCAACTGGAACCAAACCTGAAACAACCCATACACTGTGGCCTGAACTTCAAAGGCGCACGACATGTGACCAATCCGCAGGAATTAGTCGAGCGCATGCACAAACGATTTGAAGCACTTGGCGGGACCTATCTATCCTGCGGTGTTGAACGTTGTGATGCCGATGACACTGGGGTGACAACTTATCTTAAAGATGGCACCGAACTCCGCGCGGGTCACCTAGCGCTAACAGCTGGCGTACGTTCGAACGAGATAAAAGGCTCTGGCGCTGAACATCTGCCACTAGGCACTGAGCGCGGCTATCACATCCTTTACCGCAACGACGGGGGACTGGTATCACGGCCGGTTGGCTGGGCCGAAGCGGGTTTCTACGCCACGCCGATGGCCCACGGATTGCGAATTGCCGGTACGGTTGAAATCAATGCTAAAGACGCTGCATTCAACACCAAATGCACTGATTACCTTCAGCGCAAATCACATGAAATGTTTGGAGATATCGGTTCGCCTGACGACGCATGGCTGGGTCATCGCCCAACGATGCCGGATGCTCTTCCAGTAATAGGTCCTTCACCGACCTCGAACCGCATCACTCTTGCCTTTGGACACCAACATATCGGCCTTACGCTAGGGGGAGTAACCGGCAAAATCGTGACTGATCTTGCGCAGGGGCGAGCACCCCATTGCAATATTAACGATTTTGCTCCGCAACGATTTACCTGA
- a CDS encoding rhomboid family intramembrane serine protease yields MATDKRDQFHRHPKKVEPGAPGFLWVLIGVMAVIELPLTLSDAGWIGSNSWRINVFLYGAFWQLLLDGGLAPLYASQKVLMFLTHAFLHGSIAHFVMNSVVLLALGKGVAAYLGVGKTILLLALSAITGAAAFGLLSAASGPMIGASGAVFGLLGLWQAWDFRQRRQLNQSVRPVLSGIMGLLLVNLVLFVVLSGTLAWEAHLGGWIVGWTAAWTFASQRKTRSQSL; encoded by the coding sequence ATGGCAACAGATAAGCGCGATCAATTTCACAGACACCCCAAAAAGGTTGAACCCGGTGCGCCCGGATTTCTTTGGGTTCTGATAGGCGTTATGGCGGTGATTGAGCTGCCACTTACTCTGTCAGATGCAGGTTGGATCGGCTCAAACAGTTGGCGTATAAACGTCTTTTTGTATGGTGCATTCTGGCAACTTTTGCTCGATGGAGGCCTTGCTCCGCTCTATGCAAGTCAGAAAGTGCTGATGTTTCTGACGCACGCGTTTTTGCATGGCAGTATTGCGCATTTTGTCATGAATAGTGTGGTTCTTCTCGCCTTGGGAAAGGGGGTGGCAGCATACCTTGGCGTCGGTAAAACCATTCTCTTGCTAGCCTTATCAGCAATTACTGGTGCCGCCGCTTTCGGGCTGTTGTCAGCCGCGAGCGGCCCAATGATTGGAGCGTCCGGGGCCGTTTTCGGCCTTCTTGGCCTGTGGCAAGCGTGGGACTTCAGGCAGCGACGCCAATTAAACCAATCAGTGCGACCTGTCCTGAGCGGAATAATGGGCCTGCTCCTCGTCAATTTGGTGCTGTTCGTAGTGCTATCTGGGACACTTGCCTGGGAGGCACACTTAGGTGGGTGGATCGTTGGCTGGACTGCCGCTTGGACTTTCGCAAGCCAACGAAAAACAAGATCCCAGAGCCTTTGA
- a CDS encoding helix-turn-helix domain-containing protein, with the protein MAYTHPQHSMDKSHVLELRKNLGSILQGRRKALGKTQAALAHEIGVEFYTFISQVEGGKARVPPDRIIAYARALKMAPAELAELIIKHYDPLTYEALRMKK; encoded by the coding sequence ATGGCTTACACACACCCACAGCACAGTATGGATAAATCCCATGTACTGGAGCTGAGAAAAAATCTCGGGAGCATTCTTCAAGGTCGAAGGAAGGCTCTTGGTAAAACTCAAGCGGCTCTCGCACATGAGATAGGCGTCGAATTCTACACATTCATCAGTCAGGTCGAGGGCGGAAAAGCCCGTGTCCCACCAGACAGGATCATAGCTTATGCGAGGGCACTTAAGATGGCACCGGCTGAGCTCGCTGAACTGATTATCAAACACTATGACCCGCTAACCTATGAGGCTTTGCGGATGAAAAAATAA
- a CDS encoding ankyrin repeat domain-containing protein, with protein MQNALCIIASALVFAGGPVLASDDCLDLCVADFYVSATAESVQQLIDQGVYVDARDDVGKTALHWVAGAKPEVISALLAAGADVNAKDQWNRTPLHFVAATGTVENIKLLLDAGAEVNAKTSNDWTPLHGAAKFGSAKSVTTLLEAGADAAAKTEMRETGFDFGQQNANLAGTEALKILEAGE; from the coding sequence ATGCAAAATGCTCTTTGCATCATAGCGTCAGCATTGGTCTTTGCAGGTGGACCGGTGCTAGCATCTGATGACTGCTTGGACCTTTGCGTTGCTGATTTCTACGTGTCAGCGACTGCCGAAAGCGTACAGCAGTTGATCGACCAAGGCGTCTATGTGGATGCACGGGATGACGTGGGGAAAACGGCCCTGCACTGGGTTGCGGGCGCAAAGCCTGAGGTGATCTCTGCACTGCTTGCAGCGGGAGCTGACGTGAATGCCAAGGACCAATGGAATCGCACACCGCTTCACTTTGTGGCAGCCACTGGCACCGTGGAGAATATCAAGCTGCTTCTTGATGCCGGGGCTGAAGTAAATGCGAAAACATCCAATGATTGGACGCCTTTACACGGCGCTGCCAAATTCGGTTCTGCAAAGAGTGTCACAACGTTGTTGGAGGCTGGGGCCGATGCTGCTGCCAAAACCGAGATGAGGGAAACTGGCTTCGACTTTGGCCAACAAAACGCAAACCTGGCGGGAACTGAGGCACTTAAGATACTGGAGGCTGGCGAATGA
- a CDS encoding LssY C-terminal domain-containing protein produces MFLKEKCYANHSAILRIMAILFVFLFAGCDTTVPQAEPLNFMARVQSKTEDGVRVSSAVLSPEESALRFSMPLAKQDIQPVWVEIENRKDKELYLMLLSVDPNYFSPAEVAWRFRASADDISNTSMTLPQKVEYFFDAQIPIIIKPRSTVSGFVYTNLDPGRKAYSIEIIGKSEAHAFEFFQEIPGFESDYSETNIQTIYSPDKIKNLNLAQLRQYLEDLPCCASGGDRKTPGDPLNLVIVGRGDLVFATMARRGWDFTETARLDSIGRTVVSSLFKSNYRTSPVSPLYLFGRRQDAALQKVRATLNERNHLRLWRAPVNLDGEPVWVGQISRDIGVKLSSVTFISHKIDPIVDEARLYVTLDTIASRSLRAVGYVSGVGFSDRTSGRINYTKDPYYTDGNRVVLILSDEKTPSDRINYLPWEQPPGRN; encoded by the coding sequence ATGTTTCTGAAAGAAAAATGTTACGCTAACCATTCCGCAATCCTACGGATCATGGCCATATTATTCGTCTTTTTATTCGCTGGATGCGATACAACGGTGCCTCAAGCCGAACCGCTTAACTTCATGGCGCGGGTTCAATCAAAGACGGAAGACGGCGTTCGGGTTTCCTCGGCAGTGCTAAGTCCAGAGGAAAGCGCTCTCAGATTTTCGATGCCGTTGGCCAAGCAGGATATTCAGCCGGTCTGGGTTGAAATTGAAAACCGGAAGGACAAAGAGTTATATCTGATGCTGCTCAGTGTCGATCCAAACTATTTTTCACCGGCAGAAGTAGCTTGGCGGTTTCGGGCTTCCGCCGATGACATTTCAAATACATCGATGACGCTCCCTCAAAAGGTTGAGTATTTTTTTGACGCGCAAATTCCTATTATCATTAAGCCGCGCTCCACTGTTTCTGGTTTTGTGTATACAAACCTAGACCCGGGCAGAAAAGCCTATTCAATCGAGATTATTGGTAAGAGCGAAGCGCATGCATTTGAATTTTTTCAGGAAATTCCAGGTTTTGAATCCGATTACTCAGAAACCAATATTCAAACGATCTATTCTCCAGATAAAATCAAAAACTTGAACCTTGCACAGTTACGCCAATACTTGGAAGACCTACCCTGTTGTGCCTCAGGTGGAGATCGCAAAACTCCCGGTGATCCGCTCAATCTTGTGATCGTCGGGCGAGGAGACCTAGTTTTCGCAACTATGGCACGCCGTGGCTGGGACTTCACAGAAACTGCGCGGTTAGACTCGATTGGACGCACGGTCGTTTCATCACTTTTTAAATCCAACTATCGAACTTCGCCAGTCTCCCCGCTCTATCTTTTTGGCCGTCGTCAGGACGCAGCGTTGCAGAAAGTGCGTGCAACACTGAATGAACGAAACCACTTGAGACTATGGCGGGCACCGGTGAATCTGGACGGTGAACCTGTCTGGGTTGGTCAGATCAGCCGCGATATTGGAGTCAAGCTTTCAAGCGTGACCTTTATTTCCCACAAGATTGACCCAATCGTGGACGAAGCCCGACTGTACGTGACGCTTGATACGATTGCATCACGATCCTTAAGAGCAGTTGGGTATGTTAGCGGAGTTGGATTTTCAGACCGCACATCGGGAAGGATAAACTACACCAAAGACCCATATTATACTGATGGCAATAGGGTTGTCTTAATCCTGTCCGATGAAAAAACTCCCAGCGACCGGATCAATTACCTTCCCTGGGAACAGCCTCCAGGAAGAAATTAG